The nucleotide window CTGGGacctcagcttcccaggaatGCAGAGCCAGAGGGGCACACTTAAATTTGGAGGCACCCACCCCTTGGCTAGCCCAGTGTGTGCCCCACAGGCATCTTTCTCCCAAGGATTTGTCATCCTTGAACCCACCCCTGACAGAGGCCTATGTGGAGCTCCCAAAAGGCATTCTTTAGGCCACTGTCAccctgcagggagggaggggccgGGCAAGTCCTTCTGGAAGCCAGCTTCTACCCAAGGAGCTTACAAGCAGCCTTGAGTGCCTGCCATTCACAGGCTTTTATGTAGGTAGCCCCAGGAGCCTCCATCAGGAGGCGGCAGCCCAGGCTGGTATAGGGGCATGCAAGGAGCCAGAGAGTACAGTCCTCCACCAGGCTGTAACTTCCCCCCTGTTTTTCAAAGGGGAGGAATGGGTCTGTCCCATTAGATTCTGTCCTGAGTCATAATCCTTCAAGAGAAGACAaactgacaaaaaacaaacacagggcTGAGACTAGGAATAAAGTGCCTATACCTAGATTCCTACATTTACCCATTGTAAGCCTTCATTTGGATCCCCTATTTTACCAACAGAAGTTCTCAATTAGAGCATCTATTTTAACCTAGATTGCAGGTTTGATCCAACTCTCCATAGAATACCTACCCTAGAAGGGAAGTTGAGGACTTCTCCTAGGTTGCCCAGGCCTGGCCTTGTAGGCAAATCTGCCAAGCTAATGGCCTGTTACCTCTATTACCTGTATCCCTAGCATACATAAATTACAGGAACATGAACTTAACagacaaatataaaacatttactaAGCAACTAGTTGGGGTTGAAAACCTATGAGTTCCCTGTCCTGGGAGGGTCTTGGGTTTCCTGGTCAGGAAACCAAAATGTTGTGCCAGGTtcctggagcccagagactaaaCCAAGGTTttgacactctgatgcaaaagcaaaaggtttctttttatttcaagctggccagctaggatctcactgcatggcgggTAAGTGAGATACCGACCacccaaaaagagaagctttcaCAGGGGAAGACCAAAGGTTGAAAGCCACAAATTACagggtttccatggttacttcaggttatacaaagtacagagtatagcagtaactatatattttaagtgacaTACATTTGAGTGAAATAAGACAGgacatgggcttgcagggttagaGGGTCACTGGGTACTGTCAATTATCCCCTTGGCTGCaggatcttttttctttctttgtttcttttttaacaaaCACCTGAACACATTTATTCAAAAACAGTTCAGTTAAGTTAAAAATCCTATAATCAGTTCAGCCCCAATTCCAGTCACTTGGGTGTGAAGTGTAGATTTGTTACTAGCCACACTGGGTGAATGCCTTGGTCTGCAGGTACAGGCTGGTGAGGAAGCTACCCTGCTTGTTAGCTGCCAGGGACAAGAAAGTCCTCCCCAGTTCTGAGCAGCGCCCTCCTCACCCAAGTGCCAGGGTCACTGCAGGCCGCTCAAGGGCtcccaggtgatggtggctcCTGCACAGGGGTGGACAGAGGCTTGAGGAATCAGGGTGAGGAAAGATTTGCCTGTAGCTGTAGTTGTAGTGAATGTAGCCGCGGCACTGCCTCCTTGATGAGGTTTCCCGaaagcaggagctgctgcaggatCTGGTGAGGGTCGTCATCGCTGGTGTGGGTCTCGGGCTGAGATCCACGTCGCTGTTGCAGAAGGCGGGACATGGCTGTGCTCTGGGGACAACCCCGCCGGCACGGGCCTGAAAGAGGCTGCAGGGTGCTCGGCTTGCCTGTCACCGGAGGTCCCTCAAGGCCAGGCTGCAGGGACACAGGGGATAGGACGCTGGCGCCCTCGGTGAGCTCTGCCACACAGTAGGGAGCTGCCCGGCTCCGCATGCGCCCGTGCGTACAGCATGCAGAGAATGGCTCCAGGGTGAGCTGGGGCCCcggtctctgcagacacagaagaTCTCAGCATCTGCCTCGCTGGGGACCGGTTCTGTTCCACTGAGATCGCAGCCAGGACACGCAGGGGCGGGGGGCCCGGGGCAGCACTCGGCGAGGCAGGGCCATCGTGCGCTGTGTCCAGCTTCAGCGTCTCACCAATCTTGGCGATGAGCTGGTCCACATCGGTCAAGCTGCCCAGAGTCACAGACTGCTGCAGCAGGAGGAAGCTGTCGTCCTTGTCCTCCCCCTCTGTCTCAAAGCCGGCTTCCTTCTCAGCGCTCTGGCACGGCATGGCCCTCTGCCTGGGACCCCTCGGCTGTGGGGGCATCGCTGGTGACCTGGCTGTCTGCCTGCTTGGTGGGCGGCTGCTAGGGCAAGAGAATCACAGAGGCTGGGGCCAGGCCTGGCCTGAGATGCAGAAGCCTGTGGCCAACAGACTTCCAACCTAGGGAGGCTGCAGGATGTTTACAACCAGTAATTAGCAaaagaatgttaacaggagtTTTGGACActtacctccccttctctgagagcaagcTGTCAGGTGCTgcccatggcactcctgatttaatgaattaaatattgCCTTACCTGTAGAAATTTCCTTTTCAGGGCTCAAgttcttaaacttttattaattttaattttcatttgtcagcTTTAACAGCCTGGGGCCTTGGTCTTGGGATATTCACTCAAAGGCCTGGGGTATTGACAGTAAAACACAGACCCTTGACTAAAACTTATAATTGACCTGTGAGAGCTGGTAATTGTCTGGGGCCAGAGCATTTTTCAAAGATTGCTTCAGATCCTAAGAACCCAACTCCTCCCATCATATGGAGCTGTTGTTATTTGTCCAATGGCCACTTTTGGCTTAGTAATGTTCTAAGAATCCTTGTGATCCCTTTGTGTGGTGCCATTTGAGTAGCTGCTGCTTGAATTTGTCCCCACATATTGAGCTTCCTGCTACTTCATAGAGGtctattcctttcttcccccctccaCCCAGAGTAGTATACAAGATGCTCTTTTCCTTAGAagcttaaatctcagcactcctgaggcataGGCAAGCagaggtgagttcaaggccagatcaCAGGTGTACTTAATTTATTTTGGCATATCTTTTGCTGTGTAATCCTCACATATTCCTAAGTAGCTAGATCTACAAGTTACCCTCTATTTAGTTTGTTCAAAGTTCAACCTGGAGTATGAATCTAAAGACACTTAAGGATGATGTCATTTGTGGAATGCAAATGTGTCTAAACTGGCTCCTCTTTGAGCTTTACATAGAGTTGGATGAATACCATCaataaagagatttttctttattaacctCCTAAGTGTGTGAAGTGATTTCTCCCTGGAAAGGCTTATTAATTCTAGGACAGCTGCATTTCCATCTGGTTAGGAAAAATGTTTCTGACATAAGCTTTCTTATGTTGATGTCAGTGGCTTTGATTCCAGTCTGTTGCTTTCCAATGGCAATGACCTTGCTGTTCTCTTTATTTCACCTCCAAAGTTCTTCAATTAAATGACTGTACCACCTCAGAGATTTAAAATTGTCCATTTGAGTCATGTAAGTCAACTATCCAAAGCAGTCAGAGGAAAAGAATATGCATGTGGAGCATTCCTTCTGTCTTCAGACCAAAACAAGAGGAGTAGTGTATTGGGTACACTGCAGGGGAAACAGGGAAGGCAATCAGCTGCTGGAATCAACATCCTGAAAAGGGACTTGACTGTGATATAACAATGTTTTTGTAATTTCCCAGCATGTTTTAATTCATGTCATGTGAATGAACAGAGACAGCTTGGAagtgttatcttcagcaaatgAATATTGAATTTACAATTAGGCAACTGTCCTATGGAGATATATGTGTGCCATCCTGTTTGATACAGTTAAGACAGCTCACAGGTTAAAGGTAGAGGCCATTGGCTGTAGTTCCATGAGTCACCTTACAGTACTCAGTAGCTAACATTTTAGATATGACAAAATTCATGCAATGTCTTATTAGTGACAGTATCCCTACTAGGAAAGAGCCTACATTGTTTGAAAGTCAGTATCGCTAAGCAtaatatcatttatatttaactgttttaaaaactcaattattgacaacattttaaaaatttcctttctttaaatgcATAACGGCCATaatccctttgtttctatttttccattgtttccttgcttaagaatttcttttcatttttatcttcagtggtgtttatttacttatttatatgtatCAGTTTAGAgcaatgtttctcaacctgtgggttctATATTGTAATTAATaccagcaaaattatagttatgaagtagcactgAAAACAATTCTACAGTTGGGGCatcaccacatcatgaggaaatgaattaaagcatcacagcattaggaaggttgagaaccactgcttttggTCAATGTCTCCCATAGCTCAAGCTTGCCTCACACTATGTAATTGAGAATTACTTTGAACACCTAATCCTGCTTCTCCTGCACATTACTGGAAAGATAGTCGTCCAATTCATTCTATCTTGGGCCTTGACTTATCTCTGGGAAGgaaataataagtaaatgaatatccTCCAAGTTCTCAAGATTTTACTGTTAATTTACAAATGAAGGAGTAACCTGTGTAAGAATTTCATTCAGGTGTAGTTATAGAACAGAAAGGAGGGGCATGAAGAGAGATTGCCTTCTGATAGTAGTTGACATTTACCATGTGGAGTCAGGTAATCAATATTAGATGTTCATAAATGTCCTGAATTCCATTTCTCAGTTTCATGGATCAGGCAAACAAGAATCTAGATAAAGAAAAGAACTCATCATGAAACCAAATTCCTGATGTTACAACATTTCAACCTAAGAAAAAGAACTGGATAAAATGGTCTTGCACTGCCTAACAAAATTGTTTTTTCCAGGTTTAAGATGATAACCCTGAGAAAAATGGTGTGAGTAGTACTGGATGTGCTCTGATACAAAACCCAGTCTCTGGAGCATATGACCATAATGCCTGTTTcaacttttaaatataattttgggggttataaatacataattaatatCCACtatcattttctctgtcttcaaGACATTTTTATAACCCCTTCCTTGTGTTCTCATCCagggcttttttcttcttttcttcttcttcctccttttttgtttaaCAACAGATGATGTTTGAATCTATGTGTGATCTGTGTTTGGTTGCAGGACTTCCCAGCTTTGAAGCAAAGGGTTGTCTGTGCTGAACATTGAGCATGTAATTGAATGTGCATACACAGCAACCTGTGCCATGGAAGAGGAACAGGATGTGCTCTGTCAGATTGGAGGATGTTACTGAATTACTAATTTCCCACATCAGGACCATAACTGACTATAGTGTGGAAGCATGCAAAGCTGGGAGTGTCTGTGTgatctgagtcatttgatctagCTCATTCAGTAGGGTGACTGCTAAAATCCTGAAGCCCAGCAGGGTAGTCTTAACTAAGGATGAACTTTTGGAAGGCTTATCCATCAGGAGCACCAGTGGAGGGTAGCTTACAGGTTCCTTCCAGGATTCTCCTCTTGTTTTTCTGTGGAAAGCTGTAAGGAAGACCACAAGCCATGCCATGGTGAGTGTGTGGGCCTGTGTCCCCAGACCAGGAAGAGCAGATTGGCTGAGCTATAGAATCTGAACTGCTAGGGCTGGGATGGACCATGTGCCAAACTGAAGTTCTGCTGGTCCCTGTGTTGAGCTGGGCAGTGCCCCTTGGTATGGGGGACCCCTGGGTGTCTGCTATTCTTCTCTCATCTAGGGTTGATCAGCAGTACACCTGGGGAGCTACTGGCTGCCTACAGCCAGGTGATATTTCCTATTTTCCCTCCTGCCAACAAGGCCTGTTTACAAATATGCAGATTATCTGCATAGGGCAAGGGGCTTTAGAGCTTGGAATTTGAACTGAGTTACTTCCTAGGGAGCTGCCAATGCTATAGAAGTCAACAACCCCCTACATATAATTGTCATTATCCTTTCAAGAGTGACCAGCTGTTTTGCATTTATTAATCTTCATATCCCTTGCTGGAACCTGTAAGAAGTAGTAGCACTGGATGTTACATAGTGGAGGTGCTCACCAAGATTAAGAAAGAAGGGAATACACACAGAGGAATCACCAGTGGATTTGCTGGCCAGCGTCAAGGTCAAGGTAGCAGTGGGTGTGTTGATAcgtgtaagaacaatacacctggatgaccatGCCCCCTAATGTTGGAGCACACACCTGCCATGCATTGgggcctgtgtgaggactctgctcAGGTGCAAAACCCCAGTACGCATATGCAAGCTCCACTTAAAAAgtcctgcctcccatctctcctcccttcttttggCTCCTCTCGGGTTGGCTGACAACTCAGCCCCATCGCTCCCCGaatttctggtaaataaacttcAGGTGGGTTGTTCatccattgttcctttctttgtatcAGCATCTACAGcttaaacaaaaaatagcaatatggctgcctcaactcctgagagagttaggCTGGTAAGGTACTGTAAGTGGCCACAGCTCTCAAAGGAGCTGACTTGGAAAtagagaagcactgtctcaaaaagaaattaaaaaaggagaatatagaaaaatagaaaaatttagcaataggaaataaaaatgtcattcatGGGTTTATTGGGATTTGTTTAGATATCAGACCAACAAtaacttcagttaaaaatgttATTCCTTTAGAGAGAGCAGGGCATGGGGAGGAGGAAatacacagagccttctagagatTGCTTTGGACATGGTCAGGAAGGGCACTGAGTCAGAGAGAGtaccaacagaagagaaaatagagaaGCAGGTTTGTGCTCCAGGTGCAGGAGAGGGAAGCAGCCACAGATGACCTACAGCAGGTCAGAGGGGAGAAGGGTAGGGTAAGGTCAATGTCAGAACTTAGATAACTTGCAGCCTTGGGAGATGTAGCTGTGGCTGACACCAGTCACATGTATAAAAacgctattgatacagccagtcAGAAACTCTTTTAAGGccttatggagaaagaaagaaagaaagacaacataGGTAAATTTGGATCTGTTcgaattttggatgctcataattcATGAATTGGGTGTAACTGCTGTGTTACCAGAGATTTCAATTAGGAATTTTTCagttcaacaaactgatcataacctaggcaaaaggagaaatgagagATGTATGCAAGTTGTGAATGtttggtgtggccacacatgaaTGTTTGATAAATGTAGGATTGTGAATACATGAATGCTGACAAAAGGGACTGCTTAAATTGACTTGGATATAGTTTGTCTCAGACATAGTAAATTAGCTACCAAAATTGCTTTAATTATAGTCAATAAGAACATCCAGTTGGTCactcaatgtcttaacaggagaTGTTGATTTGAATCCTCAAGATTCACTTGGTGGAAAAATAACAGAAGCCCATAGCATTGATTGAGGGGTAAGGGAAATCTATGGATGATTATATGGaatttggcagatgagaagaTACAGAAatcctcctaaatttttatagttgtaaagaaaaatctagaaagtaaatgttgatacatgatttttgaGAAAAAGCCACTCAGGAGACAGCTGCCTGTTAAAACCATTAAttgatttcaaagaaaattgataatcagtttccaaATCTTGGGCTGTTGCAATTCATGCTAATGCATCCTTTCAGATTCCCAAAATAGTAAGGAGCAGTCCCATGAAAATACTATGTCATTTTTTACTAATGGTTCTTCTGATAGAACAGCAGCTCCTGTTGTTACTAGTAAAAATATGCAGGAGAGAAGGCCCCAACCACAGCTCAGAGAATGAAGTTATGTGCTGTTGCAATGGTCTCTCAGCATCTAATAATATGATTCATTTAATCTATGTACTaagaatcattttgtttttacGACTCTTTAAATTGTGGAGACAATTCTATATAGAGAGACTATTACGATCAGGTTAAAAATGTTATTTGGGCTCTCTTCTCCAGGTCCTTATAGAGCGACATGATGGAGGAATCTGGATCGGAGACAATCAGGTCGGCACCGACTGGTCAGAAAGTTGGCCTTGGCAGCCTCTCTGGGCAAGGTGATGGCGGCAGTGGGTCCTGGACCACAGGCATGGCTGCAGTTGCAGGTAGGGGCGGCTCTGGCAGGGACACCACCAGGGGAGCTGACAGCGATGGCGAGATGAGTTCCATGGAGCTTCTACAGTTCCAACAGCAACAGGCTCTCCAGGTGCCCAGGCAGTTCCTGTTGCAGCAAGCCACCAATCTGAACTCCCCAGGGAACAAGGACAGCAAACAGTCGGCCTCTGCAGTGCAGGTGCCTATGTCTGAGGCCATGATGTCACAGCACATGCTCACCCCTCGGCAGATGCAGCAGAACCTGTCACCCCCTCAGCTGCAGGCCTTGCTTCAGCAGCAACAAGCTCTCATGCCCCAGCAGCTGCAGGAATATTacaagcagcagcaacaacagctcCACCTGCAGATCCTCACCCAGCAGGAGGCTGGGAAACAGCAGCCCAGAGAGGCTCTGGGGAACACACAGCTGGCCTTCCAGCAGCAGCTCCTGCAGATGCAACAGTTGCAGCAACAGCATTTGCTCATCCTGCAGAGGCAGGGGCTGGTCGACCTGCAGCCCAGCCAAGCCTCCTGGCCCCTCCAGGCCCTCCCGCAAGCAGCCCCGTGCCCAACAGACCTGCCTCAGCTGTGGAAAGGCCAGGGTGCCCCAGGGCAGCCTGCTGAGGACAGCATCAGGCAGGAGGGGCTGGACTTCATCAGCACAGCTGCCACTGCTACTTGGTTTGCCAGCGCCCCCAAGGTCTCCCCACCCCTCTGCCACCACCCCTTACCCAATAGACAGCCCCCTGTGCTCACATCTCGGAGAGACAGCTCCTCCCATGAGGAAACCCCCAGTTCCCACCCCCTTTATGGACATGGGGAATGCAACTGGCcatgcagtgagaccctgtgtgaaGACTTGGGCCAGTTTATCAAACACCTCAACACAGAACATGCTTTAGATGATCAGAGCACGGCCCAATGCCAAGAACAGATGCAGGTTGTCCAGCAGCTGGAGATCCAGCTCACCAAGGAGAGTGAGCGGTTCCAGGCCATGaaggcacatgtgcacatggggCCTTCAGAGCCCAAGCCCTTCTGCCAGCCAGTGACCGTCTCTTCAGACCCA belongs to Cricetulus griseus strain 17A/GY unplaced genomic scaffold, alternate assembly CriGri-PICRH-1.0 unplaced_scaffold_1, whole genome shotgun sequence and includes:
- the LOC100761998 gene encoding LOW QUALITY PROTEIN: forkhead box protein P4-like isoform X2 (The sequence of the model RefSeq protein was modified relative to this genomic sequence to represent the inferred CDS: substituted 2 bases at 2 genomic stop codons), producing MMEESGSETIRSAPTGQKVGLGSLSGQGDGGSGSWTTGMAAVAGRGGSGRDTTRGADSDGEMSSMELLQFQQQQALQVPRQFLLQQATNLNSPGNKDSKQSASAVQVPMSEAMMSQHMLTPRQMQQNLSPPQLQALLQQQQALMPQQLQEYYKQQQQQLHLQILTQQEAGKQQPREALGNTQLAFQQQLLQMQQLQQQHLLILQRQGLVDLQPSQASWPLQALPQAAPCPTDLPQLWKGQGAPGQPAEDSIRQEGLDFISTAATATWFASAPKVSPPLCHHPLPNRQPPVLTSRRDSSSHEETPSSHPLYGHGECNWPCSETLCEDLGQFIKHLNTEHALDDQSTAQCQEQMQVVQQLEIQLTKESERFQAMKAHVHMGPSEPKPFCQPVTVSSDPFPDGLVHPPASAAAPVTPLQPPGLGSTSLHSGGPARRRSSHEFSCPICSELAQYHDYYKNVAVRPPFTYASLIRHAILESPDRQLTLKEICNWFTRMFAFFRGKTDNWKKVVSQNLSMHECFVKVETVKGAVWTVEEQKYQKWRSSRMTGSDDLGPQFWPLNTSYQAALAESNFPFLNSPDMLNPGSACSLLPLSQDDMGAPGEPLPCSGSSSPPRLSPPQXSHQVQVKEEPAEAXEDRQPWPPLAAPNPSTVGPREDRDLEEDLPGEDMS